Proteins encoded together in one Oncorhynchus nerka isolate Pitt River linkage group LG19, Oner_Uvic_2.0, whole genome shotgun sequence window:
- the dusp11 gene encoding RNA/RNP complex-1-interacting phosphatase isoform X1 — MPPHKKNGIPDRWEDYQAVGKIISGTRFIAFKVPLKPSLCRHVERSQAFGPWELMQTMEKDGQELGLIIDLTFTTRYYKPEDLPDSVFYLKIFTAGHEVPSDPTILSFKRAVRGFLRDNTHNDKLIGVHCTHGLNRTGYLVCRYLIDVDGIDPKEAVELFNSSRGHPIERENYLKDLQTGPKRSNDGMEESEQEPIRGRSGSRHNILDSPAHDRDRHYDRHDYNQFVPLHQRGMNHQTHSFPPPLPPYGMWPPHPSLLPHPPHFNNYQWRPPQPQNNWRRPYPPEEDRRGGEDWRSSHHEGERRIRCPPPFPVLPRYSPKGWTNEPEGPASSLPSEEISGPQRKFRPRHKCSNDWTK; from the exons ATGCCTCCTCACAAGAAAAACGGGATACCGGACAG ATGGGAAGACTACCAGGCCGTAGGGAAGATTATATCTGGGACGCGGTTCATCGCTTTTAAAGTCCCTCTGAAACCG TCCCTGTGTCGTCATGTTGAACGTTCGCAGGCGTTTGGTCCATGGGAGCTGATGCAGACTATGGAGAAAGATGGACAGGAGCTGGGACTGATTATAGACCTCACCTTTACTACGCGCTACTACAAACCTGAG gacctTCCAGACTCCGTGTTCTACCTGAAGATTTTCACAGCTGGTCATGAAGTTCCCAGTGACCCCACAATCCTTAGCTTCAAACGTGCCGTCCGCGGGTTCCTACGAGACAACACACACAACG ATAAGCTGATCGGAGTACACTGTACTCATGGGCTCAACAGGACAGGCTACCTGGTCTGTAG gTATCTGATAGATGTAGATGGGATCGATCCTAAAGaggctgtggagt TGTTTAACTCTTCGCGGGGTCACCCCATAGAAAGAGAGAACTACCTGAAAGACCTACAGACTGGGCCAAAGAGAAG tAATGATGGGATGGAGGAGTCGGAGCAGGAGCCAATCAGAGGCCGCTCTGGCAGTCGTCATAACATTCTCGACTCTCCTGCCCACGACCGCGACAGACATTACGACAGGCATGACTACAACCAATTTGT gCCTCTCCACCAGAGGGGTATGAACCACCAGACTCACAGCTTcccccctcctctgcctccttATGGCATGTGGCCTCCCCACCCGAGccttctcccccatcctcctcactTCAACAACTACCAATGGAGACCCCCCCAGCCACAGAACAACTGGAGGAGGCCCTACCCACCAGAGGAAGaccggaggggaggggaggactgGAGGTCCTCCCACCACGAAGGCGAGAGGAGAATTCGTtgccctccccctttccctgttCTTCCTCGTTACTCCCCCAAAGGGTGGACTAATGAGCCTGAGGggcctgcctcctccctcccctctgaagAGATAAGTGGCCCACAGAGGAAATTCCGCCCACGACACAAATGCAGCAACGactggactaaatag
- the dusp11 gene encoding RNA/RNP complex-1-interacting phosphatase isoform X2, which yields MPPHKKNGIPDRWEDYQAVGKIISGTRFIAFKVPLKPAFGPWELMQTMEKDGQELGLIIDLTFTTRYYKPEDLPDSVFYLKIFTAGHEVPSDPTILSFKRAVRGFLRDNTHNDKLIGVHCTHGLNRTGYLVCRYLIDVDGIDPKEAVELFNSSRGHPIERENYLKDLQTGPKRSNDGMEESEQEPIRGRSGSRHNILDSPAHDRDRHYDRHDYNQFVPLHQRGMNHQTHSFPPPLPPYGMWPPHPSLLPHPPHFNNYQWRPPQPQNNWRRPYPPEEDRRGGEDWRSSHHEGERRIRCPPPFPVLPRYSPKGWTNEPEGPASSLPSEEISGPQRKFRPRHKCSNDWTK from the exons ATGCCTCCTCACAAGAAAAACGGGATACCGGACAG ATGGGAAGACTACCAGGCCGTAGGGAAGATTATATCTGGGACGCGGTTCATCGCTTTTAAAGTCCCTCTGAAACCG GCGTTTGGTCCATGGGAGCTGATGCAGACTATGGAGAAAGATGGACAGGAGCTGGGACTGATTATAGACCTCACCTTTACTACGCGCTACTACAAACCTGAG gacctTCCAGACTCCGTGTTCTACCTGAAGATTTTCACAGCTGGTCATGAAGTTCCCAGTGACCCCACAATCCTTAGCTTCAAACGTGCCGTCCGCGGGTTCCTACGAGACAACACACACAACG ATAAGCTGATCGGAGTACACTGTACTCATGGGCTCAACAGGACAGGCTACCTGGTCTGTAG gTATCTGATAGATGTAGATGGGATCGATCCTAAAGaggctgtggagt TGTTTAACTCTTCGCGGGGTCACCCCATAGAAAGAGAGAACTACCTGAAAGACCTACAGACTGGGCCAAAGAGAAG tAATGATGGGATGGAGGAGTCGGAGCAGGAGCCAATCAGAGGCCGCTCTGGCAGTCGTCATAACATTCTCGACTCTCCTGCCCACGACCGCGACAGACATTACGACAGGCATGACTACAACCAATTTGT gCCTCTCCACCAGAGGGGTATGAACCACCAGACTCACAGCTTcccccctcctctgcctccttATGGCATGTGGCCTCCCCACCCGAGccttctcccccatcctcctcactTCAACAACTACCAATGGAGACCCCCCCAGCCACAGAACAACTGGAGGAGGCCCTACCCACCAGAGGAAGaccggaggggaggggaggactgGAGGTCCTCCCACCACGAAGGCGAGAGGAGAATTCGTtgccctccccctttccctgttCTTCCTCGTTACTCCCCCAAAGGGTGGACTAATGAGCCTGAGGggcctgcctcctccctcccctctgaagAGATAAGTGGCCCACAGAGGAAATTCCGCCCACGACACAAATGCAGCAACGactggactaaatag